One region of Bubalus kerabau isolate K-KA32 ecotype Philippines breed swamp buffalo chromosome 6, PCC_UOA_SB_1v2, whole genome shotgun sequence genomic DNA includes:
- the LOC129656478 gene encoding protein FAM151A-like, with protein MANKKGCWKWAIVGSISAAVVFAIAMVLGFSLQKDTILPGCEQDGTCRSDADMLDYLLSLGQISQRDGLLVTWYHRANSKEQMKAALSSNVMALEADITIEGLGTVNETGVPIMAHPPAIYSDNTLEQWLEAVLASSQKGIKLDFKSIKAVGPSLDVLRRLTEEGKVRRPVWINADIQRGPNVGLSIEVNATQFLALVQEKYPEATLSPGWTTFYLSLFPNVTYTRAMVEKMQELVGALPQRVTFPVLAVMARAAWPHFSWLLAQSDRYTLTMWQSASDPVSVDDLLYIRDNTATHQVYYDIFEPFLSQFKQLAMNTSRKPSYYTGGSLIPALQHPGDEGLSVEWLVPDIQGNGSTATVQLPDREGMILLDVGLQKPAAGDPVPIVRTPDGRALTLESCLQQLATHPGRWGVHVHIAEPTALRPSLATLATLSALGRLSRPVWVGATVSHGSFMVPGYVTGRELLTAMAEVFPHVTLAPGWPQEVLGSGYREQLLTDMLELCQGLWQPVSFQLQAGPLGQSPAGVVARLLEASPRATVTVEHSPGRGLYASVRAALLAARAVKKTRVYYRLPQSYRQDLLADVGTH; from the exons ATGGCCAACAAGAAGGGGTGCTGGAAGTGGGCTATTGTCGGCAGTATCAGTGCGGCTGTGGTATTCGCCATCGCGATGGTCCTGGGCTTCTCGCTGCAGAAGGACACCATCTTGCCAG GCTGTGAACAGGATGGGACCTGCCGCTCTGATGCAGACATGCTGGACTACCTGCTAAGCTTGGGTCAGATCAGCCAAAGGGATGGCCTGCTGGTCACCTGGTACCACCGTGCCAACAGCAAGGAGCAGATGAAGGCTGCCCTCAGCA GTAACGTCATGGCCCTGGAGGCAGACATCACAATAGAAGGGCTCGGCACAGTCAACGAGACAGGAGTCCCCATCATGGCGCACCCCCCGGCCATCTACAGCGACAACACCCTAGAGCAGTGGCTGGAGGCTGTGCTGGCCTCTTCCCAGAAGG GCATCAAACTAGACTTCAAGAGCATCAAGGCTGTGGGCCCCTCCCTGGACGTCCTTCGGCGGCTGACAGAGGAGGGGAAAGTTCGAAGGCCTGTGTGGATCAATGCTGACATCCAGAGGGGTCCCAATGTGGGCCTCTCAATAGAGGTCAATGCCACACA GTTCCTGGCCTTGGTCCAGGAGAAGTATCCTGAGGCAACACTGTCTCCAGGCTGGACCACCTTCTACCTGTCCCTTTTCCCAAATGTGACGTACACACGGGCCATGGTGGAGAAGATGCAGGAGCTGGTGGGAGCACTACCCCAGAGGGTGACCTTCCCCGTGCTGGCTGTCATGGCAAGGGCCGCCTGGCCCCACTTCAGCTGGCTGCTGGCCCAATCTGACAG GTACACCCTCACGATGTGGCAGTCGGCCTCGGACCCCGTGTCAGTGGATGACCTCCTCTACATCCGGGACAACACCGCCACCCACCAAGTCTACTATGACATCTTTGAGCCTTTCCTGTCACAGTTCAAGCAGCTCGCCA TGAATACCTCACGGAAGCCAAGCTACTACACCGGGGGCAGCCTGATCCCTGCTCTCCAGCACCCTGGGGACGAGGGGCTGAGCGTGGAGTGGCTGGTTCCTGACATCCAGGGCAATGGAAGCACAGCAACAGTGCAGCTCCCAG ACCGAGAAGGCATGATCCTGCTGGACGTGGGCCTCCAGAAGCCTGCAGCTGGGGACCCCGTGCCCATCGTCCGCACCCCAGATGGCCGGGCCCTGACGCTGGAGTCCTGCCTGCAGCAGCTGGCCACGCACCCCGGACGCTGGGGGGTCCACGTGCACATAGCAGAGCCCACCGCCCTGCGGCCGTCCCTGGCCACACTGGCCACCCTCTCTGCCCTTGGCCGCCTGTCTAGGCCTGTGTGGGTCGGGGCCACAGTCTCCCACGGGAGTTTCATGGTCCCCGGCTACGTGACTGGCAGGGAGTTGCTTACAGCTATGGCCGAGGTGTTCCCCCATGTGACACTGGCACCAGGCTGGCCCCAGGAAGTGCTGGGCAGTGGCTACAGGGAACAGCTCCTCACAGACATGCTGGAGCTCTGCCAGGGCCTCTGGCAACCCGTGTCCTTCCAGCTGCAGGCTGGGCCTCTGGGCCAGAGCCCCGCTGGAGTCGTGGCCCG